The Priestia koreensis genomic interval CTAGCAGAGCGTCCAAATCGGACCTTTACAAGAGACGAACTAATTGACTGTGTATGGGGAATGGATTACGACGGAAGTGACCGTGCTGTTGACCTCTCGATTAAGCGGTTACGAAAGTCGCTACAAAATTGGCCGGTAACAGAGGGAGAAATCAAAACACTTCGGGGATTGGGGTATCAATTTTGTGTTCACGAAAAAAAATGAGAAAATAACGCTCTTAAAATATTGGACCACAAGGTATTTGGCGACTCTTTGTATTGGACTATTGGTTATTGGTATTTTATCTGTTTTATGGATTCGTCACAGTACATTGCAACACCGGCTCGATATTGCTAAGTTCTTGGCGGAGGAAACGGCTGATCGATTCGTAAGTAATATAGGTGGGGAACCGACACCTAGGGAAAAAGGCGGGAAAATTTTACGAGATCATGATAAAACGCTAGGTCTTGAAAAACCGTTTATTTATATTGTGAATAACGATGGAGATATTTTATCATCAAGTATACCAATGCGAGACGATGATCGAATGAGTTTCCGTTTTCCATCTTCTATCTTACAAAGTAAAAAAGAGATTCAAAAAGTAAATGCTTCAAATGATGAAATTTTTTATGCGGTAAAAGCACCGATTAAATCAAATAATGTTCAGCTTGGATCTGTTATTTTATTAATGGCGGAAAAAGATTTAGTAAAGGTGAACGAGGAATATCGCCTGCTTGGTATTATGCTCGTGAGCTTAGCCCTCTTAGGATGGCTGGCGATTTATTTATTAACGCGCCGACTTTCACGACCAATTCAAGATGTGGCGAGGGCGGCAAAGCAAGTTCAAGAAGGTAACTATGATATTCAGCTTCATCATGAAGTAAAGGAAAAAGAAGTGCATGAACTCGTATCATCTTTTAAAGAAATGACGAGCCGATTAGAAACGCTAGAGTCATTGCGAGCAGAGCTACTAGCTGGAGTTACCCATGAGCTTAAAACTCCCGTTACATCTATTAGTGGCCTTCTACAGGCGGTAAAGGACGATATTGTCGAAGGAGAAGAGGCAAAAGAGTTTTTAGCAATTTCGTTAAAAGAAGTAGGACGAATGCAAAAGATGGTCGCTGACTTATTGGAGTTCAATTCTTTTTCTGCAAATGCCCTTCCTGTTACGTTAGAGCTTCATGATGTAAACAGTGTCGTGAAAGAGATTGTATATCAATGGCAGGTGACACAGGAAGATGAGGAGATTAAAATCGATCTTCATTTACAAGATCAAAGTCAACAAGTCATGGTGGATACAACAAGACTTCAGCAAGTATTTATTAATTTACTAAACAACGCGAAGCAAGCGATGGAAGAGGAAAAGAGAATTGATATTACGATTCACCCACTCGTTCAAGGAGAAATTGCCATTGATGTCAGGGATCGTGGAGTTGGAATTCCTGAAGCAGAACAAGCATATGTGTTTGAACGATTTTTCCGAGGGGAAGGAAAGAAATTTAAGGTAAGGGGTCTCGGCTTAGGGTTGGCTTTTAGCAAAATGATTGCGAAGGCAATGAACGGCGATTTATTTTTAAAGGAAACGTCATCTAAGGGGACGACATTTACCATCATCATTTCAGCTGTCAATGAAACAAAGTAATCTCGCCTTGAGAGGGGCGAGATTATTTTTTTGAAAAAATAGCAAGAAACCTCTGTTTTGACGCACACCTGACACATTGAAGTTTTATAGTAAAGAAGTAATAAGTAGAGCCCCTATAAATCAGCCACCTATAGCCCAATAGGTGGCTGAAAAAATACACATACTTTCTTTTTACATACAATTATTTCGTTTATACAGGAGGAGTTAAAATGAAGAAAACGCGTAAAGCGCATTTATGGATTGGATTAATTACGTCTGTCTTTTTATTAATGGAAGCTATCACAGGGCTTGTTCTCTCAGAGCCTTGGCTTGTTGGACAACAAGGGCACGGAGAGGGAGAAGGACATCGATCAGCAATGATGGGATCAAGTTTTGCAGACGGAGGGAGCACGGCTCCTGCTGCGTCAACAGGGGAAAGTTCATTTCAAAAACCAAACTTTAAAGAAGGAGGGCCTGTAGCTTCATTGTATGGAACGATTCGTGGTCTTCATGAAGGAAAGTTAGGTGGAGCAAATATTAAATGGGTTATTGATATAGCAGCGCTAAGTATGATCTTCCTAACAGTTTCAGGCATCTATTTGTCTCTTAAAATTCTATTGGCACAGCGAAAGGTCAAACGCCGCAAGCTTCAAGCCGCTTTAGAATAAGAAAAAATCCCACCGAAGTGGGATTTTTTTAGTTTAGAACAATGACTTTAACATAGCGACGTCCCCATGATAGGGCAGCTTCTCTGTTTGGTACTAGAACGTCAATGATATGACCTTTAATCGCACCACCAGTATCACCAGCAATTGCTACACCATATCCTTCAACCCAAACTTTTTTACCTAGTGGAATAACAGAAGGGTCTACTGCGATAAGTTTTAAACCAGGTTGTTTAATGTTATAGCCTAAAGCTGAACGGAAGTTATTTCCGTTTGTCTCGTCTGGGCTATATGCCGTTGCTGAAACGTAGAACTCTTTACCATCAATATTCTCCTCAGATTGCTCATTGGATGATGAAGATGGTTGCGCCTTTGCCTGTGGCTGTTGTTGTGGTTCAGCCTGCTCTTTTGCTTGTGCCTGCTGCTTAGCTTTAGCAGCTTCACGTTCGGCATGCTTTTTCTTCTCAGCCTCTAACGCCTCACGAGCTTTTCTGGCTGTTTCAATAGCCTCAAGTCGAGCCTTTCTCGCTTCTTCCGCAGCAAGTGCTTTTGCGGCACGCTCCTGTGCTAATCGTTCTGCACGAGCTTTTGCTTCAGCCTGCTGACGTTTAATATTTTCTTGAATATTTTTCATTTCAGACTCAAT includes:
- a CDS encoding HAMP domain-containing sensor histidine kinase; protein product: MFTKKNEKITLLKYWTTRYLATLCIGLLVIGILSVLWIRHSTLQHRLDIAKFLAEETADRFVSNIGGEPTPREKGGKILRDHDKTLGLEKPFIYIVNNDGDILSSSIPMRDDDRMSFRFPSSILQSKKEIQKVNASNDEIFYAVKAPIKSNNVQLGSVILLMAEKDLVKVNEEYRLLGIMLVSLALLGWLAIYLLTRRLSRPIQDVARAAKQVQEGNYDIQLHHEVKEKEVHELVSSFKEMTSRLETLESLRAELLAGVTHELKTPVTSISGLLQAVKDDIVEGEEAKEFLAISLKEVGRMQKMVADLLEFNSFSANALPVTLELHDVNSVVKEIVYQWQVTQEDEEIKIDLHLQDQSQQVMVDTTRLQQVFINLLNNAKQAMEEEKRIDITIHPLVQGEIAIDVRDRGVGIPEAEQAYVFERFFRGEGKKFKVRGLGLGLAFSKMIAKAMNGDLFLKETSSKGTTFTIIISAVNETK
- a CDS encoding PepSY-associated TM helix domain-containing protein, with translation MKKTRKAHLWIGLITSVFLLMEAITGLVLSEPWLVGQQGHGEGEGHRSAMMGSSFADGGSTAPAASTGESSFQKPNFKEGGPVASLYGTIRGLHEGKLGGANIKWVIDIAALSMIFLTVSGIYLSLKILLAQRKVKRRKLQAALE